One Arcobacter sp. F155 DNA window includes the following coding sequences:
- a CDS encoding sodium:alanine symporter family protein, with product MLAEINDFLNNLIWGNILIYLLPALGIFFTITSRFVQFRYFFKMFNVLRDTVHDKEGHISSFQALMLSVAGRVGGGNIAGVAVAITLGGPGAVFWMWIIGLIGMSTSFFECSLAQLYKEKDGEDSCVYRGGPAYYVTKALGQRWLGVIISVLLMITFGFAFNATQSFIISTSFEASFDIPTWITGGIVTLVFAIAIFGGVKRITRFSEVIVPVMAMGYLLIAIVVIALNVEKIPALITMIIEQAFNPSSAIGGGIGAVILQGAKRGMFSNEAGLGSAPNVAAVAYVAHPVQQGIVQSFSVFIDTIILCSCTAFIILLSGVYTPGQEGVQGVLLTQNALIEHIGPFGGYFVTVALFLFGLSSMLYNYYLAENSLNFFSKGNRSLFNGFRVLCVALIVWGSFQDLSSIFSFADLSMGLLAVINLVVIAILYKPVLRLIKGYDRQLKEGRKPVLRYNDYHEFKIDKNTWKEIVDNINDKKQKA from the coding sequence ATGTTAGCTGAAATAAATGACTTTTTAAATAACCTGATTTGGGGTAATATTCTAATATATTTACTTCCTGCTTTAGGTATATTTTTTACAATAACATCAAGATTTGTTCAATTTAGATATTTCTTTAAGATGTTTAATGTATTAAGAGATACAGTTCACGATAAAGAAGGACATATTAGTTCTTTTCAAGCTTTAATGTTAAGTGTTGCTGGACGTGTTGGTGGTGGTAATATTGCTGGTGTTGCTGTTGCTATTACACTTGGTGGACCAGGTGCAGTATTCTGGATGTGGATTATTGGTCTTATTGGAATGAGTACAAGTTTCTTTGAGTGTTCATTAGCTCAACTATATAAAGAAAAAGATGGGGAAGACTCTTGTGTATACAGAGGTGGACCAGCTTATTATGTAACAAAAGCATTAGGTCAAAGATGGCTTGGTGTTATTATCTCAGTTTTACTAATGATTACTTTCGGGTTTGCATTTAATGCAACTCAATCTTTTATTATCTCAACTTCTTTTGAAGCATCTTTTGATATTCCTACTTGGATTACAGGTGGAATTGTTACTTTAGTTTTTGCAATTGCTATTTTTGGTGGTGTAAAAAGAATTACTAGATTCTCAGAAGTTATTGTTCCTGTTATGGCAATGGGATATTTACTTATTGCAATAGTTGTTATTGCTCTTAATGTAGAGAAAATTCCTGCACTTATTACTATGATCATAGAACAAGCATTTAATCCTTCTTCTGCTATTGGTGGTGGTATTGGTGCTGTTATATTACAAGGTGCAAAAAGAGGTATGTTCTCAAATGAAGCTGGATTAGGTTCTGCTCCAAATGTTGCAGCAGTAGCTTATGTAGCTCACCCAGTTCAACAAGGTATTGTTCAGTCATTCTCTGTATTTATTGATACTATTATTTTATGTTCTTGTACAGCATTTATCATTCTTTTATCGGGTGTTTATACTCCTGGACAAGAAGGTGTTCAAGGTGTTCTTCTTACTCAAAATGCACTTATTGAACATATTGGACCATTTGGTGGATATTTTGTAACTGTTGCATTATTCTTATTTGGACTTTCATCTATGTTATACAACTACTATCTTGCAGAAAATAGTTTAAACTTCTTCTCAAAAGGTAATAGGTCTTTATTTAATGGATTTAGAGTTTTATGTGTAGCACTTATTGTTTGGGGTTCATTCCAAGATTTAAGTTCAATCTTCTCATTTGCTGATTTATCAATGGGATTACTTGCAGTTATCAACTTAGTAGTTATTGCAATTTTATATAAACCAGTTCTTAGACTAATCAAAGGTTATGATAGACAATTAAAAGAGGGAAGAAAACCTGTTTTAAGATATAATGATTATCATGAGTTTAAAATTGATAAAAATACATGGAAAGAGATTGTAGATAATAT
- a CDS encoding 2-hydroxymuconate tautomerase family protein — protein sequence MPIINVKMTHEDGGATKEQKEQLAQKLTQAFVDVFGRGEKTCVVTIDEVSTDNYAIGGKTITNIRKNS from the coding sequence ATGCCAATAATAAATGTAAAAATGACACATGAAGATGGTGGAGCAACAAAAGAACAAAAAGAACAATTAGCTCAAAAACTTACTCAAGCCTTTGTAGATGTTTTTGGTAGAGGTGAGAAAACTTGTGTTGTAACTATTGATGAAGTATCTACTGATAATTATGCAATTGGTGGAAAAACAATCACAAATATTAGAAAAAATAGCTAA
- a CDS encoding YbfB/YjiJ family MFS transporter, translating to MNINLLDRNSNPAIILAGILALIVGVGVARFVFTSLLPPMLDDFLTITFAGVLASINFVGYLGGSIFAIFIKDINTKVKFFRFGIFLCLVTTLVLGISSNETLWAISRIVAGFGAAMALVVGSAIVMTKLKMDNKTKAMGIHFSGIGFSVFVTDLIVRAVFAYEGSWRDAWIVLTIFGFIASMYSMYILSFDKELKQNVVKHKFDKSLFSPFVILLIIAYFTEGVGFVVQGTFLPDIINSLEGLDGYGSFTWTLVGLAGIPSCIIWMTLANKFGSVNIIIIAMLLQVVGILISALTTNVYLNLFSGVLYGGTFVGLVALFMNLGGKLAGSNPVILMGALTTAYGIGQVGAPLYSVKLIEIYGNYSNALYVTAAIVLAGVVLLFVAKKFATQEQSRI from the coding sequence ATGAATATTAATTTACTGGATAGAAATAGTAATCCAGCAATTATCTTAGCAGGAATACTTGCTTTAATAGTAGGAGTTGGAGTTGCAAGATTTGTATTTACTTCACTTCTTCCTCCTATGTTAGATGATTTTCTAACGATTACTTTTGCAGGAGTATTAGCTTCAATTAACTTTGTTGGTTATTTGGGTGGTTCTATTTTTGCAATCTTTATTAAAGATATCAATACAAAAGTAAAGTTTTTTAGATTTGGAATATTTTTATGTCTAGTTACTACTTTAGTATTAGGTATAAGTTCAAATGAAACTTTATGGGCTATTTCAAGGATAGTTGCTGGTTTTGGTGCAGCTATGGCACTTGTTGTTGGTTCGGCAATTGTTATGACAAAACTAAAAATGGATAATAAAACAAAAGCTATGGGAATCCACTTTAGTGGTATTGGTTTTTCTGTTTTTGTAACGGATTTAATTGTAAGAGCTGTGTTTGCTTATGAAGGAAGTTGGAGAGATGCTTGGATAGTGTTAACTATCTTTGGTTTTATAGCTTCAATGTATTCTATGTATATTTTATCTTTTGATAAAGAGTTAAAACAAAACGTAGTAAAACACAAGTTTGATAAGTCTTTATTTTCACCTTTTGTGATTTTACTTATTATTGCATACTTTACAGAAGGTGTAGGTTTTGTTGTTCAAGGAACATTTTTACCTGATATTATTAATTCACTTGAAGGTTTAGATGGTTATGGAAGTTTTACTTGGACTTTAGTTGGACTTGCTGGTATTCCATCTTGTATTATTTGGATGACATTAGCAAATAAGTTTGGAAGTGTGAATATTATTATAATAGCTATGCTTTTACAAGTAGTTGGGATACTTATTTCGGCTCTTACAACAAATGTTTATTTAAACCTTTTTTCTGGGGTTTTATATGGTGGAACATTTGTAGGACTTGTAGCACTTTTTATGAACTTAGGTGGAAAACTAGCTGGAAGTAATCCTGTTATTTTGATGGGAGCTTTAACAACAGCTTATGGAATAGGGCAAGTTGGTGCGCCACTTTATAGTGTAAAGTTAATTGAGATTTATGGAAACTATTCAAATGCACTTTATGTAACAGCAGCAATTGTTTTAGCAGGAGTTGTACTTTTATTTGTAGCAAAGAAGTTTGCAACGCAAGAACAAAGTAGAATATAA
- a CDS encoding LysR family transcriptional regulator, with the protein MDSNLLKVFVAVAQEQSITLAAKKLGFAQSNVTSRIKQLEKSVGYSLFHRVPKGVVLTYEGEKLYKHAVEIVKKVENAVLDMQNMQYQKKLVVGSTDCNAAVRISSFLMKLHKDYPKIQLELLTGTTRDVIQMILNYKVDIAFISGEPNHEELMVLQKLEEEIAILEPQDEACPNVILSFKEGCAYDEFLKNYYIQKGEDIEKSLAFGSLETILACVKSGMGKTLLPTNLVDKLGFSKDLKITKLDKKTAYIPTCLICRKDNVPKIAEYLKTLEY; encoded by the coding sequence ATGGACTCAAATTTATTAAAGGTATTTGTAGCAGTTGCCCAAGAACAAAGTATTACTTTAGCTGCAAAAAAACTAGGCTTTGCTCAATCAAATGTTACATCAAGAATAAAACAACTTGAAAAATCAGTTGGCTACTCACTATTTCATCGTGTTCCTAAAGGTGTAGTTCTAACTTATGAGGGAGAAAAGCTTTATAAACACGCAGTTGAAATAGTAAAAAAAGTAGAAAATGCAGTCTTAGATATGCAAAATATGCAGTATCAAAAAAAACTTGTAGTTGGTTCAACAGATTGTAATGCAGCAGTTCGAATCTCTTCATTTTTAATGAAACTTCATAAAGACTATCCAAAAATTCAACTTGAACTTCTAACTGGAACAACAAGAGATGTGATACAAATGATTTTAAACTATAAAGTTGATATCGCTTTTATAAGTGGAGAACCAAACCACGAAGAGCTTATGGTTTTACAAAAACTTGAGGAAGAAATAGCCATCTTAGAACCACAAGATGAAGCTTGTCCAAATGTGATTTTATCCTTTAAAGAGGGTTGTGCTTATGATGAGTTTTTAAAAAACTACTATATTCAAAAAGGTGAAGATATAGAAAAATCACTTGCATTTGGTAGTTTAGAGACAATCTTAGCTTGTGTAAAATCTGGTATGGGAAAAACTTTACTTCCTACAAACTTAGTTGATAAATTAGGCTTTAGCAAAGACTTAAAAATCACAAAACTAGATAAAAAGACAGCTTATATTCCTACTTGTCTTATTTGTAGAAAAGACAATGTCCCTAAAATAGCTGAGTACTTAAAAACTCTTGAGTATTAA
- a CDS encoding MBL fold metallo-hydrolase produces MKRGLLVVFSMLLFISNSLIAKENELTYKVHRAGEDGFNLASVLVLGKKEAVLIDAHFTKADAHKVVAQVLKSKRELKKIYVSHGDPDYYFGLEVITKAFPKAKIYATKQTVAHIKKTYQDKLNYWGPKLENNAPSYVLIPSILEKDFIELEDKKLKIMNFNSTRSYVYVPSIKAIFGGINITDKEHLWMADTSTKKEREQWLKVLKDMKKLEIKTVIPAHSKEGSKNDISAIEFSIKYLETYEKAVSKAKNSKELISIMQTIYPKLDKDSFSLKLGAQVVKGEVKW; encoded by the coding sequence ATGAAAAGAGGACTACTTGTAGTTTTTTCGATGCTTTTATTTATATCAAATAGTTTAATAGCAAAAGAAAATGAACTAACATATAAAGTTCATAGAGCAGGGGAAGATGGATTTAATCTTGCTTCTGTTTTAGTTTTAGGGAAAAAAGAGGCTGTATTAATAGATGCACATTTTACAAAAGCGGATGCACATAAAGTTGTAGCACAAGTTTTAAAAAGTAAAAGAGAACTAAAGAAAATCTATGTAAGTCATGGTGACCCTGATTATTATTTTGGTTTAGAAGTTATTACAAAAGCATTTCCAAAAGCTAAGATATACGCTACTAAACAAACTGTTGCACATATAAAAAAGACTTATCAAGATAAGTTAAACTATTGGGGTCCAAAGCTAGAAAACAATGCTCCTTCATATGTATTGATTCCTTCTATTTTAGAAAAAGACTTTATAGAGTTAGAAGATAAAAAATTAAAAATTATGAATTTTAACTCAACAAGGTCTTATGTTTATGTACCAAGTATAAAAGCTATTTTTGGAGGTATTAATATTACTGATAAAGAGCATTTATGGATGGCAGATACTTCTACTAAAAAAGAAAGAGAACAGTGGTTAAAAGTTTTAAAAGATATGAAGAAACTTGAGATAAAAACTGTTATTCCTGCCCACTCAAAAGAGGGAAGTAAAAATGATATAAGTGCTATTGAGTTTTCTATAAAGTATCTTGAAACATATGAAAAAGCTGTATCAAAAGCAAAAAACTCAAAAGAGCTAATCTCTATAATGCAAACTATTTATCCAAAGTTAGATAAAGATAGTTTTTCTTTAAAGCTAGGTGCGCAAGTAGTAAAAGGAGAAGTAAAGTGGTAA